TCAATAGACAGACGGTATCACTGAAAAGTCATGAATTTCATATAAAAAAGCCTAGTAACGATGGGTCAATCATTACTAGGCAGTGAGCATTTATTAAGTTGTCGCTTGTTTCGGACGGCGTATAAATACATCGATTATGAAACCGATAATAGCAAAGAGCATGAATGGTACAAGCCAAGCTAAATCGATATCTGCTAAAGGTAACATCATAAACGATTTCAAAATAACACCGTGTAATAAGTTGAAACTATTTAGTATTTGTAAAATTGAAATAATCAATGTAATAACAGTTGCGAGTCGATAGGCCCAACTGAATCTGAATGTGCTAAACATGTTAGCAAATGATATGAGTACAAGTGCAATCGACACGGGATATATTAAAGTCAATAATGGGACAGCAATTTTTAAAATCATTTCTAAACCAAGTGTTGTAAATAAGAACCCTATGATAGAGAAAATAAGTGCGAATATTTTATAAGAAAACTTAGGTACGTGTTTCTTAGTAAATGTGGCGCAAGCATTGACGAGTCCTATACATGTTGTTAGGCATGCAAGGATAACCGTCATTCCAAATACGAGGTTACCGAACGAACCAAATAATCGTAATGAGTTGTACGTCAATATATCTGTACCATCTTTAAAGTTTCCTGGAGCTGTTGATGCCCCAACGTATGCAAGTGCAAAGTAAATCATTCCAAGTAATATGGCTGCAATAAGACCTGAAAAGCAGACATATTTTAAAATTTTCATGCGATCTGTGAGGCCTTTAAACTTATAGCCATTGACAATGACTACGGAAAAAGCTAACGCAGCAACAAGATCCATTGTAAAATAGCCTTCCAAACTTCCTGAAATGAAAGGATGTGTTATATATTTATCCTTAGGTGCACTTAGTGCAGATTCAGGGTTGAAAATGACAGCAATACTTAATAGAGCGACCATTAATAGTAATAACGGTGTTAATAATTTACCTAAATTATCAACGATTTTCGATGGATTTAAACTAATCCAGTAAACGATGGCAAAAAAGATTGCTGCGAATATAATTAAAGTCCATTGGTTATGCACAGGTAAAATGTGTCTTGTACCAATTTCGTACGCGACATTTGCAGCACGTGGAATACCGTAAAATGCTCCGATAGACATGTAAATCACGACAGCAAAAATAAACCCGAACCATGGATGTATACGATTGCCTACACTTTCAACACCTTCATCATAAAATGCAACAACAATAACAGTAATAAAGGGGAGTAATATGCCTGTAAGGGCAAAGCCTAGCATACCAATCCACATATTTTGACCCGCTGTATGGCCAAGCATGGGCGGGAATATTAAATTTCCGGCTCCAAAAAATAGTGAAAATAACATGAGGCCCGAAATAATAACTTGTTTTTTCAATGTAATTTCCTTCCTAAAACTAGATATTCATAATAATTTAAAAAATCTGAAAAATAAAAACGTTCTTACTTTATCTTTAAATGACAATACTATGATTCTATTATTTTATAAAAAAGATTGCAATAATAACGTCTTGCTATTATTGGATAATGACAATTAAAGTGTCGTTTTTATGAATTAAAATAGGTGAAAGTAAGTTGGAAATACGTTGGAGCGTTGTGATTTTTATGAGAAATTGTATGAGTGAGGACTGCTATTTATAAAAGGTAAACTATGGATGAGTTTATGGTTGTTCCAATAGGTAAATAAGAGATAGCACACTGTACACATAATGATACGTGGATGAGTGAATATGTCTGATAGGAAGGCCTAGTCACTCAAATGAATTTAAGTTTATTACGTGATAAATCACAAATCTCTCTCATGTGATAGGTCTCCCATTAAATCATGCTTATATGAAATGTTCACATATTTGTTAGCTTTTCAAGAAATAATATTAAATATCTTTTCATAGTATAGCAATATTAAATAAATGCATTTATAATTTTAACTGTATTTTAAATATTAATCATGAGGTGATAAGATGAATAAAATTTCAAAGTATATTGCAATAGCATCATTATCGGTAGCGGTTACAGTTTCAGCACCACAAACGACAAATTCTACAGCGTTTGCCAAAAGTTCTGCTGAAGTTCAACAAACGCAACAAGCTTCTATACCAGCATCACAAAAGGCGAATCTTGGTAATCAAAATATTATGGCAGTGGCTTGGTATCAAAATTCAGCTGAAGCAAAAGCATTATATTTACAAGGTTATAACAGTGCAAAGACACAGTTAGATAAAGAGATTAAAAAGAATAAAGGTAAACATAAGTTAGCTATTGCTTTGGATTTAGATGAAACAGTTTTAGATAATTCTCCATATCAAGGCTATGCATCAATACATAATAAACCTTTCCCAGAAGGTTGGCATGAATGGGTACAAGCTGCTAAAGCTAAACCTGTCTATGGCGCAAAAGAATTCTTGAAATATGCTGACAAAAAAGGTGTCGATATCTACTATATTTCTGATAGAGATAAAGAAAAAGATTTAAAGGCAACACAAAAGAACTTAAAACAACAAGGTATCCCTCAAGCTAAGAAGAGTCATATTTTACTAAAAGGTAAAGATGATAAGAGTAAAGAATCACGCAGACAAATGGTTCAAAAGGATCATAAACTTGTCATGCTATTTGGAGATAATTTATTAGACTTTACAGATCCAAAAGAAGCTACAGCTGAATCTCGTGAAGCATTAATTGAAAAACATAAAGACGATTTCGGTAAGAAATATATCATTTTCCCTAACCCAATGTATGGTAGTTGGGAAGCTACGATTTACAACAATAACTATAAAGCAAGTGACAAAGCAAAAGATAAATTACGTAAAAATGCTATTAAGCAATTCGATCCTAAAACAGGCGAAGTTAAATAATATATGAATTGGACGTCTACATGTACTTAAAGGTATATGTAGGCGTTTTTAAATTGATCCTTAATTTTAAATGTACCGTACAAAAATAATAGACAATTAATTGCATTTTCCATAAATTTGCTTTTAATATAAAAAGTTCGGGTATAATGAAGGATAAGTGTATGTATAACATTACAGAGCGCAACACGACGTACGTGCATCTAAGAATATAAACAATGTTTAAATCATAGTAGTAGGGAGAGAAATGCATGTTTTTAGCTTGGAATGAAATACGGCGCAACAAATTGAAGTTTGGACTAATTATTGGTGTGTTAACGATGATTAGTTACTTGCTATTTTTATTATCTGGATTGGCGAATGGTCTTATCAATATGAATAAAGAAGGCATTGATAAGTGGCAAGCAGATGCCATTGTTCTAAATAAAGATGCCAATCAAACTGTGCAACAATCTGTTTTTAACAAGAAAGATATTGAAAATAAATACAAGAAGCAAGCTACTTTGAAGCAAACAGGGGAAATTGTGTCTAATGGCCATCAAAAAGACAATGTTTTAGTGTTCGGTGTTGAAAAGTCATCATTTTTAGT
The genomic region above belongs to Staphylococcus aureus and contains:
- the brnQ2 gene encoding branched-chain amino acid transport system II carrier protein BrnQ2, encoding MKKQVIISGLMLFSLFFGAGNLIFPPMLGHTAGQNMWIGMLGFALTGILLPFITVIVVAFYDEGVESVGNRIHPWFGFIFAVVIYMSIGAFYGIPRAANVAYEIGTRHILPVHNQWTLIIFAAIFFAIVYWISLNPSKIVDNLGKLLTPLLLLMVALLSIAVIFNPESALSAPKDKYITHPFISGSLEGYFTMDLVAALAFSVVIVNGYKFKGLTDRMKILKYVCFSGLIAAILLGMIYFALAYVGASTAPGNFKDGTDILTYNSLRLFGSFGNLVFGMTVILACLTTCIGLVNACATFTKKHVPKFSYKIFALIFSIIGFLFTTLGLEMILKIAVPLLTLIYPVSIALVLISFANMFSTFRFSWAYRLATVITLIISILQILNSFNLLHGVILKSFMMLPLADIDLAWLVPFMLFAIIGFIIDVFIRRPKQATT
- a CDS encoding 5'-nucleotidase, lipoprotein e(P4) family, encoding MNKISKYIAIASLSVAVTVSAPQTTNSTAFAKSSAEVQQTQQASIPASQKANLGNQNIMAVAWYQNSAEAKALYLQGYNSAKTQLDKEIKKNKGKHKLAIALDLDETVLDNSPYQGYASIHNKPFPEGWHEWVQAAKAKPVYGAKEFLKYADKKGVDIYYISDRDKEKDLKATQKNLKQQGIPQAKKSHILLKGKDDKSKESRRQMVQKDHKLVMLFGDNLLDFTDPKEATAESREALIEKHKDDFGKKYIIFPNPMYGSWEATIYNNNYKASDKAKDKLRKNAIKQFDPKTGEVK